Below is a genomic region from Nitratidesulfovibrio sp..
GGATGGAAGCGACGCTTGCCGAACGCCTGGCGGCGCGCAGGGAGGTGGCATGAGACGTCCGCGCGTATGCATGCTGCTGGCCACGGACATCATCGGCGGGCCAGGGAATCTGTTGGTGCAGTTTCTGCGTTGCGGCGGGCTTGAGCGGTGTGAGCCGCTGGTGGTCGGCTACGACTACGGTACGCCGGGCGAGACGGAATTTTCCAGGGCCGTCAGGGCCACGGGCGCGCGCATGGTCACCCTGCGCCAGCGCTGGATGCTCGACCCAGCGCTGGTGCCCCAGGCGTTGCGCGTGGTGCGGCACGAACGGTGCGAAGTGCTGGAGTCGCACGGGTACAAAAGCCACGCGGTGTGCGCCTGCCTGCATCTGGTGACCGGCCTGCCGTGGGTGGCCTTCGTGCATGGATGGACGGCGGAAAACATGAAGATACGCGCCTATCGGGCGCTGGAACACGCCGTGCTGCCGCTGGCCACGCGCGTCGTGGCCGTGTCGGAAGCGCTGGGGCGCAGCCTTCTGCCGCTGGCGCGGCGGCGCATGCGGGTCATCCCCAATGCCGTGGACGCCATGGGAACGGGCGGGGGCGATGCGTCCCGCGACGTGCGCGTCGAATACGGCATCTCCCCTGATGCGGTGGTGGTGGGGGTCGTTGGGCGGCTCAGCCCCGAAAAGGGGCAGGTGCATCTGCTGCGGGCCCTGGCCGTCGCCAGGAAGCGGGATTCGCGTTTGCACGCGCTGCTACTGGGCGACGGGCAGGACGGCCCAATGCTGAAGGACGAGGCTGCTCGGTTGGGGCTTGACGGGGCGGTCACCTTTACCGGGCACGTGAGCGGCACGGGGGATTTCTACCGGGCCATGGACATAGTGGCCATGCCGTCGCTTTGCGAAGGCATGCCCGTGGCCGCCCTGGAAGGCATGCTGCACGGGCTGCCCCTTGTGGCCAGTAATGTGGGGGGCGTGCCCGAAGTGGTGGTGGACGGGGAGACAGGCATTCTGGTGCCTGCGGCGGACGAGGGGCGGCTGGCCCAGGGGCTGCTGGAGCTTGCCCGCGATCCGGTGGCCAGGTCGCGCATGGGTGACGCGGGGAGCAGCCGGGTGGCCCGCCATTTCGGTCCGGAACGGCGCGGTGAGGAAATCGTGGGAATGTATCTGGAACTGCTTGGCAACTCAGAACAGGGGGATTCCGGTCATGCGCAGCTGGGCTGAATTCAAGGTGGCCATACGTCGGCGCGAAACACCGTTCCATGCATTCCTGTACGACATTGCCAAGGCGCTGTTTGGTATTTCAATGCCAGTCGTGCCGATGGTGCACTCGTTTCTGTACAACGAATGGTGCACAAGAACTTCTGTGTGGCACAACTTTTGGCGTGTCGTGTATTATGAACCAATTTTCAAGTCGCAATGTCGCAAGGTGGGGCATGGTTTCAGAATGTGGTACGCCGGAAACGGAACAACGCGCATTTTGGGAAACCTCAACATCTACATCGGAAACAACGTGGCGATATTCGACAGGGTCGGCCTTGTGGGGCTACGGCTGTTCGACAATCCGGAGCTGCACATCGGCGACAACAGCTACATAGGACCCGACGTGCGCTTCATGGTGGCCAAAAGCATCGTTGTGGGACGCTATTCGATACTTGGTTGCCAGATGATCATGGACAACTCCGGTCACCCCGTGGCGGACGCGTGCGGCCGCCTGGTGCACGGGGGCGGACACCCTTCGCGCGCAAGCGTGCGTCCGGTGCGCATAGGCGACCTGTGCCTGCTCGGCGCCGGTGTCTACGTCTACCCCGGTGCCGACGTGGGGGACGGGGTGGTCGCCAAGGTTGGCACCCACATCACGGGAACGATTCCGCCGTTCTGCCTTCTGGAGGGCAACCCCTGCCGCATCGTCGGCAAACTGCCCATTGCGGACGAACTGGCGGAGGAGTTCGGCGAGGAACGCGTGGCCGCCTGGCGCGCCGCGCAGGCAGAAGTGGTGCTGGATTCGTGAACACGGCACGGTCGTCCACCGCGACGACCCGCCTCCGGGAGCCATGATGAAAGATTCGCCCCGAACAATGATGAGAACGGCGGTGCACGCCCTGGCGCTGTTGCTGGCGCTTGCGCCCTATCTGCTGCACCGGCTGGAGTCGCTCTTCCTTGGGCGTCAGCGGTCGTTCATGGGCATGTCGCAGTTGTTGTCGCTGCTGCCCGGCGTCTACGGTTCGGTGCTGCGGGCCGGGTTCTACCGCCTGGCCCTGCGTGGTTGCCCGCAGGAATGCGTCATCGAGTTCATGACCACCTTCGTCACTCCCGAAGCCGCCGTGGGGCGCAACGTGTACATCGGCTCGCACTGCAACCTCGGGTGGGTGGAGATAGGCGACGACTGCCTGATCGGTTCGTACGTTCTCGTCACCAGCGGCAGGAACCAGCATTTCTTCGATGATATCCGCACGCCCATCAGGTTGCAGGGCGGGGCGCCCGCCCTTGTGCGCATTGGCCGCGATTGCTGGATAGGCAACGGCGTCATCGTCATGGCCGAAATTGGCGAGGGGTGCGTGGTGGCGGCGGGCAGCGTGGTGACGGAACCCCTCGCGCCGTACAGCATCGCGGTGGGCGTGCCCGCGCGTGTCATACGCCAGCGCGGTGACGGGGTGTCTGCGGGCGGTTGCGGCGTGGAACCGCAGCCCAGCGAGGGGGGCGGCGATGCAAAGGGGAATGGCCGATGACAGTACCCGATGCGCCGCGCGGCACGATGCCCCACGTCATGCAACTGCTTTTCCGGTTGGCCCCCGGTGGTGCGGAACGGCTGGCCCTGACCACGCTGGACAAGGCACGCGGCAGGGTGCGCGGTTCGGTCTGCGGGCTGTTCGGAAGCACGGGACCGCTTGTGCCCGAAATCGAGCAGATGGGCCTGCCGTGGTTCGGCCTTGACGTGATCGGGCATTCCAGGCTTCGGGGCATATGGACGCTGGCCGCGTTGCTGCGGCGGGAAAAGGTTGATGTGGTGCACGCCCAGGCCGCCTACCTGCTGCAATGGGCCGTTCCGGCGGCGTGGTTGTCCGGGGCGCGCGTCGTGTACACCGAGCATTCGCGCCACCAATTGGAGTCGCAACCCCGTGTGCGGCGTCTGCTGCGTATGGTCGGCCCGTGGTTGAGCGACATCTCGTGCGTGACCGAGGACATGCGCCGGTTTCTGAAAAACGAGGTGGGCATGGCGGTGCCTCGCATCCGGGTCATCCGCAATGGCGTGGATGTGGCGCGGTATGCTCCGGCGGAACCAGGCAACGCCGTGGCCGCATGGCCGGCGGGGTGGGGCACTCGTTCGTTCGTGTTCGGCAACGTGGCGCGGTTTTGCGAGGCGAAGGATCACCCGTCGCTGCTGCGAGCCTTCGACGCCGTGAGCCGCGTCCACCCGTACGTTCGTCTGCTGCTGGTGGGCGACGGGGAGTGCCGTCCCGAGGTGGAGGCCCTGCACGCGGACCTTGGCCTTGGCGATGCCGTGCATTTCGCGGGAACCCGGCAGGACATACCGGAACACCTGCGCGCCATGGGCGTGTTCGTGCTGTCGTCGCGCGTCGAGGGCATGCCGGTGGCGGTGCTGGAGGCCATGGCCTGTGGCGTGCCCGTGGTGACCACCGACGTGGGCGGCTTGGGAGAGCTTGTGCGCGATGGCGAAACCGCCCGCGTTGTGCCCCCCCGTGATCCCGAGGCCCTTGCCGGGGCCATGCGCTGGATGCTGGAAAACCCGCGCGAGCGCGAGGCCATGCGCCTGCGCGCTCTGGACATGGTGCGCAGCCAATGTGGCCACGACACCATGCTGCGCGGCTATCTCGACCTGTACGGCGTGAAAGAGGCCCGCGCATGATCGGATACGCCCGCATGTTGTTGCACCGCGTTCGCGGTAACCAGCGCGATGCACGGATGCGCGAGCATCTGGCGTTGCAGTGGCTGCCCATGGACGAGTTGCGGCAGCGCCAGTTCTGGCGGCTGGCCGCGCTGGTGCGGCATGCCTATGTGACGGTGCCCCGATACCGCGCGTTGCTGGACGATATGGGCATGCGGCCCGAAGACATCCGCAGTTTCGCCGACTTCGCGACGCTGCCGGAACTGCCGCGCGACATCGTGCTCACGCGGCCTTCCGACCTTGCGGCCACGGCGTTATCCGGCGGGCCGCCCATTGGAAGCGAATGCCTTTCCGCAGGGGGGAACGCCATGCGGTTTTGCCAGGATACTTCCGCGCGTGAGGAAATGTACGCCAACTGGTCGTTATGCCTTTCTTTTGCAGGGTGGCGCACCTCGGACATGGTGGTGCGGCTGCACCCCTCGCCGTCTCCTGGCCGGGGTAAGACGCCCCATGGCGTGCGGCAGTGGCTTTCCGGCTGCATGACGGTGGATGCGGGCAGTTACGGCAAGGATGAGATTGCCGGATGGCTGCGCGGCATCCGCCGGTACGGCAGGGTCTACGTGCATGGCGGGGTTTCCGTGCTGGTCGACATGGCAGAGCACGCCCTGGCCACAGGTGCGCGCATGCCCGATGTGCGCGGAATCATCGCCACGGGCGGGCGGTTGCATGAAGGGCAGCGCGCACTCATTACGCAGGCGTTCGGCTGCCGTGTGCAGCAACTGTATGGCACCGACGAGGTGCCGTGCATCGCCGTCGAGTGCGAATTCGGCAACATGCACATGCTGACGCATTCCACATACGTGGAGTTCGTGCCCGATCAGTCCGACCGGCCCGACCGATCCGACTGGCCCGATGTGCCCGATCGGCCCGACCAGGCCGGTGCGCCAGGGGTGACGGATGCGCCCGGCGTGTCGCCGCGCCTGCTGGTGACCGATCTCGACAACAGGGCCATGCCGCTGCTGCGGTATGACACGGGCGATCATGCCATTGCCGTCGATGGCGCCTGCCCCTGCGGCAGGGGCTTTCCGCTCATGCGTCTGGATACCGGGGATACGTGGTTCGTCAAGGCGGACGGGCGGCGTCTTTCCCGCGCGGGGATGGAACGGCGGCTTGCCAGGCTGAAGGGGGTCCGGGCGCTGCGGCTTGTCCAGACGGTTACCGGGCGTGTCGACATGTACGTGGTGCGCGGTGTCGGCTTCGACGCCGATGCTGACGCCCGGCTGCGCGCATCGTGCCGTTATGTCGAAGGTAATATCGTACCCGGCCTGGCCGTTGTACTGCATTACGTGGATGCCCCGCGCGAAGGCCAACTGCCCGGAAATGCGGGTGGCGGTGCCGACTGCGCCGTGCCTGGCGGAGCATCCTGATGGCGCGGCTGTCGCCGTGGCCGCTTGTGGCCCTAGGGGAGTTCCCGAACGGCTCTGGCCCACCCCAACCCGGAGAGAAACGCAGGACCCCCCTATGACGTCCGATACGACATTCGATGCCGCATTGCGGCGAAATCTCCTGCACTGGGTGCCGTTGGCCGCGCTTTTCATCGTCGTCTATCACAGCATCCTGTCGCGCATGGTGGGGGACTGGATGTTCGACCCCAACTATTCGCATGGTTTCTTCGTGCCGTGCATCTCGGCGTGGTTCGTCATGCAGCGCCTGCCCGAACTGCGCGCGGCCCAGATGCGCCCTTCCTGGTGGGGGCTGGTGCCGTTGCTGTTGGGGTTTGCAATGCTGCTGTTCGGGGCCGCCACGACGGAGTTGTTCAGTATGCGCGCTTCGCTGGTGCCCATGCTCATCGGTACGGTGCAGCTGTTATACGGCTGGCGGGTGCTACGCATCCTGCTGCTGCCGCTGCTGTTCCTGCTGTTCATGGTGCCCCTGCCCTACACGGTGTACGACGCCCTCGCCCTGCCGCTCAAGGCGCTTGTTTCGGCATCTGCCACCGGCGGCATGAAGCTGCTCGGGCTGCCGGTGCTGCGCGAAGGCAATGTTATCATCTTTCCGAACATCACCCTGGAGGTGGTCGATGCATGCAGCGGCCTGCGTTCGCTGGTCACCCTTCTGGCCCTCGGCACCGCGTTCGCCTTCCTGTTCCTGCCGCCGGGCTGGCGGAGGGGCGCGCTCATGGTCGGCACAATACCCATTGCCGTTGCCGCCAATACCTTGCGGGTATTCATGACGGGCGTGCTGGCGCGCTATGCCGGGCCTGCGGCGGCCGAAGGGTTCTTTCACGAATTCGCCGGGCTTGCCGTGTTTGCCACGGCCATGGCCCTCACGGCGTGCCTCGGCTGGGCGTTGCGCGCTACTGGCGACGCGGCGGCGACGAAAGGAGGCCCCCATGACGGCTAAGGTGCTGGTCGTTCTTCTGGTCCTGGGGCTGGCGGGCCTGTTCGTGCATACCCGGAGGGAAATGACCGTCCCCCCCGCGCGGGCGTTGCAGGACTTTCCGGTGTTGCTGCACGAGTGGCGCAGCGTGGGTCAGGTCTCGTTCGACCAGGCCACGCTTTCGGTGTTGCGTCCCTCGGACTACCTGATGCGCCAGTACGACAACGAACAGGGGCGAAGGGTGGGGTTGTATGTGGGCTATCACGGCGGAGGGCCGGGGGTGGGGCCCATACACTCGCCGCGCAACTGCCTGCCGGGCGCGGGGTGGCACCTGCTGCGCTCTAACCCCATGACGGTGGAGACGCCCGCAGGACCGGTGCACCTCGTGCGCGCCGCCTACGCCAAGGGCGATGAAGGAACGATCTACTACTACTGGTATCAGGTGCGCGGCCGGACGATGACGGGCGACATGGAGTTGAAGCTCGCCGAATTGCGCAATTCGTTCCTCGACCGGCGCAAGGACGCGGCGTTCGTGCGCGTGGACGTGCCGCTGCGGCAGGAGCAGGGCGCGGACGAGGCGGTGGCGGCGTTCATCCGCCGTGTCTACCCGATGTTGCTGACATACCTTCCGTCCTGATGGAGCTGTCATGATCGTCGTCATTCTTGCGTTCGCCTGTGTGGCGCTGGCCCTCGTGCTGGCGGCGCGCGCCGTGCTCATTCCCGGGCTGCGCGCTTCGCTGGGCGTGGTGCCCGCATTGCTGGTGACGGCGGGGCTCGTGGGAACTGACGGGTATCTTGCCGTGGCGCCCTCCTTCAACGCCGGTGTCCTGGATGGCGTGGTGGTGCTCCAGGCCGCGCTGTGCCCGGCGTGGATAGCGTTCAGCCTGTGCTACGGGCGCGAAGGCACGTGGCGCACGTGGTCGCTGCTCAACAGGGTACTCTGCGTGCTGTCGTTCTCGCCGTTGGTCATGGCCGTGGTCCTGCGGTCGTCCGAACTGTTCTATCTTGCCGATTTCAACGCGGAACGGGTGCTGTACCTGGAGCCGCGCGCGTTCTTCTTCTACCTGCAGGTCGTGCTGTGCATGCTGCTGGCCGCAGGTAATCTGGAGACGACGCTGCGCAGCAGTCGCCATAGCGAACGCTGGCGCATCAAGCTTGCGCTGGTGGGCGCGGGGGTGGTGCTGGTGTCCTTTGCCTTGCAATACGGGCAGGGCCTCATGTTTCGAGTGCACGACCTCGGATACCTGGGGTTGCGCAACTGCGGCATCACCGCCGGGCTTCTGCTGCTGCTGTTCGCCGAAACGCGGCGCGGCAGCGGCAAGGTATCCATCGCGCGGCGGCTGGCCTTTCGTTCCGTGGCAGTGGTCTTCGCCGGCGTATACCTTGTCGGGCTTGGCGTGGCCCGGGAGGGCGTGCGCCTGTTCGGCGCGGACTTCGACAAGCAGTTGGGGATGGGGCTTGTTTTCGCGGCGGGGCTCGCGGCGCTGCTGGTCCTGCTTTCCGAACGGCTGCGCCGACGGGCCAGCATCTGGCTGCACCGCACCTTCTACAACGAGAAATACGACTACCGCACTCAATGGATCGAGTTTACCGACCGCCTTTCCCGCGCGCGCGACACCCGGGAGTTTATCGATGTCATGTTGGTAGGGTTATGCGAGGTGTTCGGCTTCGTTGGGGCGGCCTTCCTGCCAGCGGACCACGAACGCGACGGCTGCGTGCAGACGGGGGTGTTTTACGAAATGAACGCCGTTGCCGAGCCGCCGTCCGGCGATGCCTTTGCGGCGTTGTTGGCACGCGACGGCGTGCCCCTGTTGGTGGCCCGGCTTGCGGGCGAGCTTCCGTCCGGAACGGTGCGCTACCTTGCCGATGCGGGGGCCACGCTGGTGTTGCCGGTGCGCGCGGGTGAAGAGGTGGAGGGGCTTGTGCTGCTCAGTTCGCCCATTGACGCCAGCGAGGAACACGATGTCGAGGACTTCGAACTGATGGAGGCCATGGGCCGTCAGATAGGGTTGTGCATACGCAGCTTCCGCCTTGGCGACGAGCTTGCCGTGGCCCGGGAGATGGAGGCGCTCGGGCGGTTTGCCGCGCTGGTCATGCATGACCTCAAGAATCAGGTCTACGCGCTGTCGCTGCTGGTGGAAAACTCGCGCGAATTCATGGGCGAGCCGGACTTTCAGCGCGACATGATGGAGACGCTGGCCAACAGCGTGGCCAACATGCGCATGCTGATCACGCAACTGACCCATTTGCCGGGCCGCGAAGGGCTGCAACTGGCGGAGGTGGACCTGATGGCCCTTGCCCGTCGCGCCTGCGGGCAGGTGCCCGGCGCAAAGCTGCGCTTCACCGGCGAAGGGGCCACCGTGCAGGCCGATGCGGAACAGATAGGCAAGGTGTTCATCAACCTGTGCCTGAACGCCGTGGAGGCGAACGGCGCCGGTCCCATCGTCGTCCATGTCGGCAACGATGGCGCGCCGTACTTCCGGGTACAGGACGAGGCAGGCGGCATCGATCCCAACCTGCTGCGCAACGGGTTGTTCAAGCCGTTCCGCAGCACCAAGAAGCGCGGCATGGGCATAGGCCTCTACCATTGCCGCAAGATCGTTGACGCGCACGGGGGCAGGATACGCGTCGAGTCCCGTGCGGGCCAGGGAACGACGTTTACCGTGGCCTTCGGCACATCGGAGCCGGGGCGCGCAGGCCACCAGAGTGTATGCGGCGGTCCATCGCCGGGGCAAGGGTAGCATCATGCCAGGATTGCTCATCGTTGAAGACAACGAGGACGTGCGGCGGCAGCTTGGATGGGGGCTGTCGAAGGAGCCGTTCGACGTTTTTCTTGCCGCCACGGTGGACGAGGCGCTTGCGGTACAGCGGGAGCACCGACCCGAGGTGGTCACGCTGGACCTCGGGCTGCCGCCGGAGCCGGAAGGGGTCACCGAGGGCTTCCGCTGCCTGGATGCATTGCTGGAGCAGGACCCGCTGGCCCAGATCATCGTGGTGACTGGCCACCACGACGTGCAGAACGCCCTGCGCGCGGTGCAGGCCGGTGCGTACGATTTCAGCCGCAAACCGGTGAACCTTGCGGAACTGAAGGTCATCATCAGGCGGGCGTTCTTTTTGCGCGGTCTGCGCGGCGTGCAGCGCGAAGCGCCAACGGGTGATGGGCAGTGCTGCGGCATCGTGGCCCGGTGCCGGGCCATGCGCGCGGTGTTCACCACCATCGAAAAGGTGGCCGCGTCCGATGCTCCCGTGCTCATCACCGGAGAATCGGGCACCGGCAAGGAACTGGTGGCCCGTGCCATCCATAACCTGAGCCGTCGCAACAAGATGTCCCTGGTTGTGGTGAACTGTGGCGCCATTCCCGACAATCTGCTGGAGGCCGAGTTCTTCGGCTACGAGAAGGGGGCCTTCACCGGGGCGACGCAACGCGTGCAAGGCAAGGTCGAGTACGCGGACAAGGGCACGCTGTTTCTCGACGAGATCGGCGAACTGCCCATCAACCTTCAGGTGAAGACGCTGCGGTTCCTGCAGGAGATGGTCATCCAGCGGGTGGGCGGGCGCAGCGACATACCCGTCAATGCCCGCATCGTGGCCGCCACCAGCCGGGACATCGCCGAAGGCATCCGGACCGGATCCTTCCGGGAGGACCTGTACTACCGCATCGGGGTGGTCACCATTGCCCTCCCCGCGCTGCGCCAGCGCGAAGACGACGTGCTGCTGCTGGCCGAACATTTTCTGGCCCGCTTCGCAAGCGAGCAGGGCGCACGTTACGTGGGCTTTGCTCCGGCGGCAGAAGCGGCCATGCGGCGCTACCCGTGGCCCGGCAATGTCCGCGAACTTGAGAACAAGGTCCGCCGGGCCGTGATCTTCAGCACCGGAAAACGCATCATGCCCGTGGACCTCGGACTTGACGCTACCGCGTCGGCAGACCCTCCTCCCCGCCGTTACGACGGCACGCTGAAAGAGGCGCGCAACGCCCTGGAGCGCGAAATGGTGCTTGCGGCGCTTGGCAAGCATGCGGGCAACATCGTGCAGGCGTCGTTGTCCATTGGCGTAAGCCGCCCGACCTTCTACGACTTGCTCAAGAAACACGGCATCGAAACATGAGGGGCCACGGAAGTGGCAGGGGAGGCATCATGATTGCGTGCCGCCACAGCGTGTTCAGGGGCAAAAGGCCAGCACACCGGGAACGGGTGCGCGAATACACCGGACCGCGCCTTGCGCCGATGATCGCCACTGCGAACCCTGCGGAGCCGGCGACAGCGTGGTTTGATGAGGGGGCACCCGGCATGCCCGGCTCCTGGTTGCCGGGAGTGCCGCCCCGGCACTCTCGTGCGGGATGGGGGAGCGTACCCCGTTCGACCGAATGCGGAATGCCCGGCGCCGGAGCGTGTTCCGACAGCCACTCGGCGGATTTGGCCCCCGCTCCTTCCACTGGAGAAATACATGCCGCACCCTGAAGGTATCCATGCCTCGCTCTGTTGGCGTGCACCACCCACGTATCAGCGGTTAACCTTTGGTTTTATACAACCTATTGGCCCTTCGGGCCTGGCAGGCCGGGCCATGCGCGTCGCGCGTGGAGCGGCAGCAGCCCTGGCCCTGCTCGCAGCGTTGCTCGTCCCTCTCGCGCAGCCCGAGGGGGCCGCGCTGGCGGCGGAAGGGGCCGTGCGCCAGCCGGGCGGGGCATGCCCGGGGACGCAACGCTTGTTCGAGCCGGGTGGGCTTGGGGGCGCGGGCGGCATGTATTGCCCCACCATTTCTCCCCACGATCCGCAACTGCTGTTTGTAGCCTCCGACATGGGCGGCGTGTTCCGTTCGGAAAATGGCGGCAAGACATGGACGATGATCCATTTCAGGGAAGGGCTGCAATTCATCCAGTTGGCTCCACCGCCCGTGTTCTTTCCGGACGGCATGGCATGGGTGACGGCCCGCAACCGCGTCACCGTCAGCCGCGACAGGGGATGCACCTGGCGTACCCGGCCCGCCGGTCCGTGGAAGGACAAGCCCATCCGGCACATCACCGCGTTGCCCGGCCAGCCCGACGTTTTGCTTGTGGCCACTGTCGACGGGGTGTGGCGGGCGGAAGGGACGGCGGGGACGGGCGAGGCCTGGCAACAGGTACTGCACGGCAAGACGGTGGAACTGCTGGCCCTTGGCGATGTCGTACGCACCTTCAGCGAAAAGGACGGGTTTGTCGTCAGTACGGACAGGGGCAGGACGTGGGTTCCGACCCCCGCGCTGCTCGGCGGCGCGCGCATGGACGGAGGCAAGGCAACAAGCATGACGGGCGGCATGGACGAAGGCGAACTTGTGCTGCTGGCCGCCATGCAGGGCGTTGGCATCATTCGCTCCGTCGATGCCGGGGCCACGTGGGCGCGGGCAACGCCGTCCTACCAGGGAGAGAACCTGCTGGTGATGGCCCCTGGGCAGACCCGCACGGCTTATGCGGCCCAGACCGGCACCGTGGAGCACAGGCAGGTGCTGCGCAGCACCGACGGGGGCCGCACATGGCAACGCACGTTTCGCATGGCCATGCCGTGGGACAGGGTTCCCATCGGCATGAACGTCGAACGGTCCTGGGTGCAGACGCAACTGGGGTGGGGGTACTACATCACCGCAAAGGGGCTGGGAGTGAACCCGGCGGGCGATGGCTTCCTGCTGGTGGCAACGCAGGGCGACCTGTACGCCAGCCGTGACGGGGGCGATTCATGGTCGCAGATCATGACCCGTGAACTGCCGCCAGCGGCGGGTGAAAAGGGACCACGGCTGCGCAGCATCGGCCTGGAGATAACCAGCACGTGGAACTACGTGTTCGACGTACACGACCCGGAACGGCACTACATCGCCTACACCGATATCGGCTTTGCCCGGTCCACGGACAGGGGCGAGACCTGGCAGTGGGGGGCCAAGGGGGCGCCATGGACCAACACCTTCTACGACGTGGCCCCCGACCCGGTCGTGCCCGGCAGGATGTACGCGGCAGCCAGCATGCGGCACGACATACCGCACTACACAGAACTGACCCCCACCGAAATGGGCTACTCCATCCACGCCAACGGCGGCGTGGTGATGACAGACGACCACGCCGCCACGTGGAAGGTGCCCTATGCATTGCGCGCGCCGGGGGCGCTGCCCAACCAGACCTGCACCACCGTGGCCCTGGACGAGCGTTCGCCCGTGGATGCCCGGGTGCTGTACGCGGGCCTTTTCGGCGAGGGCGATGACGACAAGGCGGGCGTGTACAAGTCGATGGACGGCGGGCGCACGTGGGAGCGCAAGTCCAAGGGGCTGGGGGCGCCCGGCAACCTCCACGTCTACCGGGTGCGGCTGCACCCCCGCACGAGGCATCTGTACTGCCTCATCACGGGCTTGCGCGGCCCCACCAAACCGACATTCTTCAACATACCTGGCGGGCTGTGGCGTTCGACCAACGGCGGGGAGAGCTGGCAGAACCTTACCCTTGGCTCGAACCTTGCGTGGTGGAGCACCAATTTCTCCTTCGATCCGTCCGACGACCGCGTCATCTACGTCAGCGCAGCCACGGCACCCGGTCACTGGCAGGAAGGCGGCGTGTACAAGACCACCGACGGGGGGGGCGCCTGGCGGCACATCCTGACGGACAACGACCTCCGCACTCTGGCTGGCGGCGACAACTTCGACAACACGATGGTCGTGGTGGTGCACCCGGACGACCCCAGGCTGGTGTACGTGGGCACGACCCTGCACGGCCTGATCTACAGCCGTGACGGCGGCGCCACCTGGAAGCATTACGCGGAGTTCCCCTTCGCAAGCGTGCTGAACGTCGTTTTCGATCCTGCATCGCGCAACCACATGATCGTGACCACCTTTGGCGGCGGAATATGGTCCGGTCCCCACCTTCCGCCGGACCGGTAACGGTGTGGGCGGGCAAACGACCAGAGCCGGGAGGGCGAACATGGGCAGGGTCCTGGTAACGTCGGCAAGAACGCGCGTTGCCTACAATATATGCAAAAGCCTTGCGCGGCGGGGCATAGATGTCGTTGCGGCAGACTCGGTGCCCCACGCGATGGCGTTCCACTCGCGCCATGTGACGCGCGCGGTGCGCTACACGTCACCCTTTCGCGACGAACAGCGGTTTCTGGACGACATGGAAACCATCATCAAGCGCGAACGCATCGACGTGCTGGTGCCGGTGCTGGAGGAAACCTACATGATCGCGCGCAACCGCCAACGGCTGGGGCAACGGGTGGGGCTGCTGCTGGCCGACTACTCCGCCATGCTCGCCTTGCACGACAAGGGCTTGTTGCGGCAACTGGCGGCGTCGTGCGGCGTGGCCATGCCCGCCACCCGTGATCTGGCGGACATTGCGCGGGACGAGGCCCTGGCCGAAGGACTTGCCTACCCGGTGGTCGTCAAGCCCATGCAGGGGGGGGGCGGCTGGGCC
It encodes:
- a CDS encoding glycosyltransferase family 4 protein encodes the protein MRRPRVCMLLATDIIGGPGNLLVQFLRCGGLERCEPLVVGYDYGTPGETEFSRAVRATGARMVTLRQRWMLDPALVPQALRVVRHERCEVLESHGYKSHAVCACLHLVTGLPWVAFVHGWTAENMKIRAYRALEHAVLPLATRVVAVSEALGRSLLPLARRRMRVIPNAVDAMGTGGGDASRDVRVEYGISPDAVVVGVVGRLSPEKGQVHLLRALAVARKRDSRLHALLLGDGQDGPMLKDEAARLGLDGAVTFTGHVSGTGDFYRAMDIVAMPSLCEGMPVAALEGMLHGLPLVASNVGGVPEVVVDGETGILVPAADEGRLAQGLLELARDPVARSRMGDAGSSRVARHFGPERRGEEIVGMYLELLGNSEQGDSGHAQLG
- a CDS encoding DapH/DapD/GlmU-related protein; the encoded protein is MRSWAEFKVAIRRRETPFHAFLYDIAKALFGISMPVVPMVHSFLYNEWCTRTSVWHNFWRVVYYEPIFKSQCRKVGHGFRMWYAGNGTTRILGNLNIYIGNNVAIFDRVGLVGLRLFDNPELHIGDNSYIGPDVRFMVAKSIVVGRYSILGCQMIMDNSGHPVADACGRLVHGGGHPSRASVRPVRIGDLCLLGAGVYVYPGADVGDGVVAKVGTHITGTIPPFCLLEGNPCRIVGKLPIADELAEEFGEERVAAWRAAQAEVVLDS
- a CDS encoding acyltransferase — its product is MKDSPRTMMRTAVHALALLLALAPYLLHRLESLFLGRQRSFMGMSQLLSLLPGVYGSVLRAGFYRLALRGCPQECVIEFMTTFVTPEAAVGRNVYIGSHCNLGWVEIGDDCLIGSYVLVTSGRNQHFFDDIRTPIRLQGGAPALVRIGRDCWIGNGVIVMAEIGEGCVVAAGSVVTEPLAPYSIAVGVPARVIRQRGDGVSAGGCGVEPQPSEGGGDAKGNGR
- a CDS encoding glycosyltransferase; the encoded protein is MQLLFRLAPGGAERLALTTLDKARGRVRGSVCGLFGSTGPLVPEIEQMGLPWFGLDVIGHSRLRGIWTLAALLRREKVDVVHAQAAYLLQWAVPAAWLSGARVVYTEHSRHQLESQPRVRRLLRMVGPWLSDISCVTEDMRRFLKNEVGMAVPRIRVIRNGVDVARYAPAEPGNAVAAWPAGWGTRSFVFGNVARFCEAKDHPSLLRAFDAVSRVHPYVRLLLVGDGECRPEVEALHADLGLGDAVHFAGTRQDIPEHLRAMGVFVLSSRVEGMPVAVLEAMACGVPVVTTDVGGLGELVRDGETARVVPPRDPEALAGAMRWMLENPREREAMRLRALDMVRSQCGHDTMLRGYLDLYGVKEARA
- the xrtA gene encoding exosortase A — its product is MTSDTTFDAALRRNLLHWVPLAALFIVVYHSILSRMVGDWMFDPNYSHGFFVPCISAWFVMQRLPELRAAQMRPSWWGLVPLLLGFAMLLFGAATTELFSMRASLVPMLIGTVQLLYGWRVLRILLLPLLFLLFMVPLPYTVYDALALPLKALVSASATGGMKLLGLPVLREGNVIIFPNITLEVVDACSGLRSLVTLLALGTAFAFLFLPPGWRRGALMVGTIPIAVAANTLRVFMTGVLARYAGPAAAEGFFHEFAGLAVFATAMALTACLGWALRATGDAAATKGGPHDG
- a CDS encoding exosortase C-terminal domain/associated protein EpsI; the protein is MTAKVLVVLLVLGLAGLFVHTRREMTVPPARALQDFPVLLHEWRSVGQVSFDQATLSVLRPSDYLMRQYDNEQGRRVGLYVGYHGGGPGVGPIHSPRNCLPGAGWHLLRSNPMTVETPAGPVHLVRAAYAKGDEGTIYYYWYQVRGRTMTGDMELKLAELRNSFLDRRKDAAFVRVDVPLRQEQGADEAVAAFIRRVYPMLLTYLPS